The genomic stretch CGAACAAAAGTCAACGGTgaagggagggggagggtgcCCCCAGATCGAAGTGGGAAGTACCCTGAGTATGGGAATACCTTGTTGGGAATAGTTTTTATCCAATTTTGAGATCTTTTTCGAAAGGAAAACACTTCTTTCCCTCATCAACATACCACCCCCTTCTAGGGTATCAAAAAACGTATTTCAGGCCGCGTTGAGCACacagaaaaatatgaaatattttcgcaAGATATTTGTCTGGCATGAAATGTCTTTTTCCCCCGAAAATATCATTTCGCTTTTCATTAAACTGCAAAGAGCTCTCGAGCAGCTGTCATCCTTTGGAATTGAACAGCCTACGGCTGCACttagccaacaacaacaccttGAGATACATATTTACAGAGAAATCACCAGGCCACAGAATATCTCTGACTCTGACGCTGTTTTCGTGGCGGTAACTTTGTAATCAAATTAGATTTATGTATTTAGCAACAAGTTGAACAGCCAAAAATTTCCATAGTTGCCACGAGGCTCTACAAGGGTCGATTCTGTGGCCTCTGGCTGTCTTTGATTTTTCCTGGAATGCGACTCAAAGGGCAGTCGGATGTTCTGATGGACTGGGTCTAGCCGCAGGGCATCCTCCACCACTCTTCCACTCGGAGCCATTAAATTTTTAATCATCTCGGCCAGCCATGGACCATAACTGTCAATAGCAATTAGTGGCGGAGTTGGGGTCTCCAGGGGGggcggcagggggcagggggtggcGTCCTGTTTGGGGATTTTGGGGTCAAGACAAGTCAATTAGGCCCGAGGCCTGACTGTACGTACATCAATTTAATTAAGGGTTTTGAATACACTATAAAGTCAGAAGAAGAACCATTTTAGTTCCCTTTTAAGCCCTTTTAGGAAATATATGTCTCAAGATATGCGAAAGCCTGGTTAAGGCGATTAAAGACAAAGAGCAGGCcccaaaaaaactaaaagattACCTAGATTGCAATGATTCCATTGATTCCCTTGTGGAGATGAAAACCCCAACGAGACCAAGCCAATTGAAACGCTTAATTAGAGCAACTAAAACAAGTTCGAGACTCAAAAACAAGCCTTTAAGCGGCTCCCAGACAGACAATGCAAGCCAAGAACTACTCGTATTTATGTGTGCCGAGGTATTTGGCCTTCTAGGTAATTTCCCTAATGCGATTTCCGGCACAGAACAAGAACGAGTCAGTCAGTCTCCTCCTGCAGATGGCCATAATTAACACACGTTGTCAGTCAGTCGGCGAGGATACTCTGGCAGGACGAGTGCCAGACAGGCGGCTGCTAACCAAACGGAAAGTTTACTCATCTGTCGGTGGGAATGGGGAACTGGGGAGGGCCAAAATACACACATGacaataataattattgtCTTGATTATGCTCCTGTGCATGTTTTACTTGGCCAAGTTTGCCATTTAGCCAAATTGCCAGACATTTGTCTTCCCTCCAGActccagaccagaccagaccagagccCTGCTTATATGAAATTTATCTCTGGCATTTTTATATCCTCTCTGGTGCTTCACCTTGAAcaagacgagacgagacgagacgaagGAAGGTgtctgcagtctgcagtctGGAGTCCCTCATGCTTAAGAGGTTTTCATTTAGCTTAATTAACTTATAACAATTTTTATGCCAGTTTATTGTCTTGATTAATAACCGCCGGGACTCCATGCTGGAGCGGGTTTATTGGCCCAAAGTTTGAGCTTTAAGGCATCGTTTGATCTGATTTATTCGCAGCTAATCAAAGGACTTAATCAGGCCGAAACTACGAGTGAAATGCaactaatttatttaaaatgctCATTCATGTCAGGCCAAATTCTTGGCCATTCATcaaaagtcaaagtcaaagccaagGACATGGGTCAGCGTGTCCTTTGTGCGGGTTCGAAGCTCTGCAATTAATATTGAAAATCTCAAGGCATCCAACAGGGAGGACAGGGATCTGGATAAGGGATAAGGGACAACGAATGAATGGCCATTCGAATCAAGATGATGATGGAGCTGCTGAAAGCGAGCGTGTGACAAATGTCCTGTGCGCTGTCCAAAAAGATTTcccaaaatcaaacaaaacattctcctccctcccccctcgaagTCGCGTGGGGCAGGGCCCTGGGTTCGGGGTCCTGTAATTAATTGAACTCCTCGCTGGTACTCGTAGTTGTGCCCAGAATGTCCTTTCGTTTGAAGTCGTTTGAAAGTGCGTTTcagcaaatgaaaatgttgcCGATAGATTCTGGAGAGGAAGCACCACGAACAGGGTCTTTGTGGACTGAGGACTGTGGCTGGGGGATATTCAAAGCGGCTACAGGGGAGTGGCATAGTCTGGAATAGAGGCCTGGCTGTGTCTTCCAATGGGTTGCTTGCAGTTTCCAGTCCTTCAGTGGCATTACAGctccttttccttcttttttggGAGCTTCACAGCCACTAGTCTGATTCCAAAACATTTCAGGTCTTTGCCAAagatttttgattgattttccaATAAGTTTTCTGTCTAAAGAGGCCTGGACACCTCTCCCAAGGTATGTCCAGGGTTTTATGAGTATTTTTCCTGtcttttcttatatttttgaACGGGTTTTACTCGCTCCTCTGTGGCCTACTATCTTTCGAAGTATTCCTGTatcttttttgctgttttgtaCTTGCTTTCCTTCAGGTTTCAGACTGCCGGCCCTGCAGCCCGTCTTGCAGCTAATTGAACTTTTCAGCCAAGTTTAATGGCCGTTGAGCTGTGAAAATTTGTCAGTCAGTTTTTGAGTTTTTGAGTTTTTGAGGTTTTGAGCTTTTGGCGGCTGTGCCTTgttgtgggcgtggcatgacTCGGCAAAGTTGAAACGTTGCCAGAGCGCCATGGGCTTAATGAGCTATAAGTATCTGAAAACTGTTGAGGCATTTGTTGGCTGATGATGTGGCAATCCCTCAGCCACtcgctggctgctgttgttgccactaAGCATGCAACAAAGTTTTTGACAAACGACGACGATTGTCGGCTAGGAATGGCAATTAATTGTGGCTTGGCCACTGATGAGACAGGACTGTGAATCATGCCCGTCATGGCCATCACATTACGTCTCATTAGCGTTTTGAATGCATCGAGGAAATCATTCATTTCCAGCcgaaaatgtaaatgaaaatgaaaatgaacagAATTCAAGTGATTTCCCAGTCAATGGTCAACAAAAAAGCGGCAAGTCAGGGCCGTgaaaaaagagaggaaaactCAACCCTCAAACGAAAAAACAAGTACTCCAAATAAAGGAAAAACCCCCGAATGAAGGGGGAGTTTCCATCACCGAAGTTTTGAGTGCTCTTCCAAAGGGATTTTTGCCATGATTTCTATAAGATATAGTCCTCCAATCTAGCCGATCTATATGCTAGATCTATGCAGCAAAATCTATGCCAAATATTCTTGCCTTTTCGTTACAAACCTCGTGCTAAAATCGCCATATCCTTTGCCAGGGTATATGTGTAAAAACTGGGGAAAAtgtttttcaattgaattgattttGAATGCGCTCCGCGCCGTCTGACTTGTGTCTGTTGTTTGGTCCATTGAAAAGTGCGTACTTCTCCAACCCCCCCGCCCCATCCCCTTGTCTGGCTGTGTGTCTGCCACCCCCCTGTTCGAGCAGCTGCCACCCCATCAATGCATTGATTGACTTTTGCGTTGACATTTGCGCTGGGTTATCACTTCTTTGGGGGATTCCCCGGCTGGTGCCCCATTCTGTGCCCCACAATAAACGCATTATGTTGCCATTAGTTGAGTGCCAGAAGAGCCTTCCGCTTGTTTGCCAGCTTCCGCTTTCAGTCCCCCGTCTGTCTGTGTGATTGTGCGTtctgttcctttttttgtgtttgtttgccttttacCTAACAAAAGGACCTCGCGTGGAGGCGGAGGGGGCGTGTCTGTCAAGTGGAAAACTTGAAAAGTTTTCATCTCGTGAATTGTTAATTTAGTTAAATAGTTATCCGGTTGCTCATCTGCTTCCAAGGGATGGACTGGTAGGAGTACTCTTACTCGTAATGGAATTCTAGAATATAGCAAATCTGTGAGGCGTGTGATTGAAGAAATTATTGAAAAGAAAGACCCCTGAACTTGGAAAAATTTTCCTTTTCGTAATTTAATGAACGgaatattttctatatattctTTTGGTTGAACAAAATTGAGATTTTGTGTCTCCCTAGGACCAGAGGGCCTTTAGAAAGGCACTTAAGGCTCTGTCATAGGCTTGAGATATCTTTCCGcagtctgtggctgtggcaagtgTGGTAGGATAACCCCTATCAGTCAGTACGGCAGCCCCATTTCAACATATATCAGCCAATACGGCATCCCTAGCTTAGATTAATAATCCATAAATGTACGGCCACTCTAggaaaataccgaaaatacGGCCACATGAAAAGTATGTAGATccaaagactataaaatatttgtattgtaCAGTCTTTGGTAGATCGAAGCTCGATCAAAAGTCGTGTTTGGAGAAGTAAAACATCCAAAAAGTGCACTCTAGTGCACTCTCACACAGGGATTCTCATCAAATTGAAGGAAATTAGTACCTGTTGAAATTCAGTTCTCAATTTCGCTGTCTCTGGACTTAAGACCATTGCCATTCGAGGGTCTGTTATCTCTTCTGTCGACCAATCTATTCAATTATAATACTCTGAAGGAGGAACTTTAAGTTTTGGAAGATGAAAATCGTGAAATATCATCACTTTTGCCTCCACTCGCGCCTCCAGTATCTTTCGAATAGACAGTTCCTTTATTTGAGACTCATTATCTTCTAACAAGgccaataaaatattttctggtTGTGCAAAAAAGGAATATCTTTGTATGGTTTTCATAACAATGCTCTTTAGAACATCTCTCAAGGATTCGTACCCTTAAACCATGCTAAAAAGGTGAACCGGATCAAGTCTACAAGTTGTCATGGTTTTGATATCAAACCAGATTGATGTAAGGTCTTGTAAAGACTGCTGAGTTGTTCCGAAGTACCGGCAGAAACTGCGGAGCAGATGTCATAAAGAGGTTTGATTCGACTCTACACAGAAAGAGCACCGAAACCTCCAGTCCTCAGTAACCTTCAGTAGAATATTTCCAAATAACTGGCAGACAATCTATAACTCTTCAGGCATCAATTTAGAGCTTATCCCATTAGCGAGAGTAACAATTTCGAGCCATAACAATTCAATTAGCATATTCCCTGGACCAACATTTTGGCCACTTCCATTATGTAAGCGCCTCTGCTACAAAAATGGTTTCACTGCCCATTAAAAGTTGCGATTAATATGTAAACAATCAAGGGCAATTGCTGTTGGTAGAGAGCTGCCGTCTGTCTTGTAAAGGACCCATTCAACCAGCTCCTACCCGTCTCCCaggcatcgccatcgccatcgtcatccttcgtCTGACAGCATAAAAATAACACATAATCATTTTATTAGCTCAAGGAGAACGATGCACTGAAGCATGGGAATCGTTCCGCCGGATTGTTCATCCTGTTTCCCGTACGTATAGCTCGTATCATCATGAGTTGAGCCCCGgagccccagagccccagagcccgGAGCCCAGAGTTGAGTCCTTGATGGTGTTGTTACTGTTGCTTTTGGCTCCTTGCTACTTGGGTTAACATGTTGCATTAGGGCTCTCACGCTCCCAGACATGTCTTCGtggtcgtgtgtgtgtgtggtggggggtggggggtggggggctgggggatgggttgggttgggggtgggggcttCGAACGAGCCAGTGGAAGTTTTCTCGTTAGTGAAACTAATTATCCGTTGTCGCTGTCAGCAAATTTATCGTTAAACGTTGGGTGACAAGTTGAAGCCAAACGCATCTGCTAcatccccctccctcccccccctccccccttcccgAAAACCAGCTTTTGCTCTTTGGATTACCCAtatggggggcggggggaggggagggcccctgcctgcctgactggctgatttttgttggcttttgggAGTTTACAAAAGATAAACAATGACTTGTTAACAAATATTAAAGTTATTGAATGCCAGCAAGGTATAGGCTATATTTTGAATGAAATCATCGCAAATCAGTTCAGTCTTCGAGTCATGTATCTCACATCTACGTTGCTTTGCCTTTGACTTGCTAGAAATCACGCATCTTTTGGTGGAAAATGCCAGTGTCCGAGCACTTTCACAGCACATCTTTAATAGGAATTTGAACGAATTTAGGGCCATGTGGCACCTTGGAAAACCTTCTATATATGACAATAAGGGAGGCACTGTTCTGGTCATTGCCGGCCAGGAGGGGCCACTCACTCGACGCCTTCTCGCTCTTCTTGAAGGTGAAGAAACGGGGCTAGCAAGCACTTCCAGATCATGAGCATCGAGTTCATGGCCCAGATGCTGTCCGTCAGCCAGTATCAGCGGAGCCATTTGCCCCACAACGTGTCCCCCATTTGGGTGGCATTGACAAGGACTGCGTTTGGGCAGTCGTGACGAGGACACGCCGGCGACATACTACAGGCAGTGCTGGACAATCAGGGATCTCCTTGGCCACAAGCTACCACCCGGTGCTCACCAAGAAGCGTACCCTGGCCCTCGTCCCGGAGATCCCTGGAACGATACATATATCTATCGGCGAGGGAAGGCATTGAGGTGTAGCTGGCTCAAGGATTAAGTCCAATTCAGTGCCCTATAACCCCTCAATTCTACCATCCACTAAGAAAtctacaaaatattttgtggACCGAATCGTATGGCCTTCTCCTTGAACTCtttctctccctgtctctcctCCTTGCTGATTAAATTATCATTAAGCATTATGATTTCTTGTTCGCATTAAAAAAACCGCAGCTCACAAATGCTGTTccgctctggccctggcctggCTTGCCTTGTGAGAGCACTTTATGCACCGGAAATGGCTGTCGATTTGCAACAAATGGCCGCCGGATGTTGCCGCATGGCGCACGTGGGCGAGAAAAAAACGCACGAGTATTTTTGTAACTCTAACCCCTTGGGGCCATTAATTGCCTAGCACGTAATTATTTTGTAGTTAAAATGGGCGCGGTCGCTGCAGCGGCAACACAATCTGCggcacacacactcccagAGGCACCGCACAGCCCGTGTtgcatagagagagagagtcatgCATAATTTGGGTTTCGGAGTTTGCAGCTAATTAAAAGCGCGTCGCCAGTGGAAAATTAGTCGCGGCAAAAAGGGTTGCCAGACGGGCATTCAGGTCTGGCTATGGGCTCGTGGCACGTGGCACGGGGTGCCTGCGGTGGCACAGTCACAGGTGGCAAGTTGTGACTTTTCAATTAGCGGCACACAGGAACACAGGTGCAGCGGATACTTTGGGGCTTTTGTTGGGGCCATTTACGTTGCCCGCTTTCGGGCTTACGTTTCCGATGATAATTgtatagcatacttttgggcgaTGCACACAACTGAGGGCTGAAGCAAAGACCACACAATACCTACACAGATGTTCGCTTGTGGGCGCAAAAAGCTGTTCTTTGATGGGGTCTTTTGTGGCGACGTGGAGGAAGGCCAGTCTCTTAGGCCAGCCGTAGTCTCAGACCGCGGGTTTCTGGAGGCTCTCAGCTCCTCGGGGTTCAATAATcctaaaaaaatacaaaggCGCAGAAACGACGATCCAAATACACTGTCTTTGACAATCGAGACCCGATCCATCCCTTGAGCTCCTCCTCAAAGTGATaataggggtatattcgattctTGGGGAACGTGGATGCGTGTAACTCCCAGAAGGAAGCCTTTCCGaacccataaagtatatatattcttgatcagcatcaatagtcgagtcgatagagccagGTCTTTGTGTAATTTGAGCATTTATGCATATAGAAACCATACAGTAAGAAGTATTacaatataatatatgtatgtatgtgtatgggCGTTGCCTAATAGTTGTAGTATTTTATAAATGTCTTGCAGTGTATGCTTGTTTTGGTATATCTTCGTCATCAGCAATTAAAAGTATATTTAAGATGTGTTTTCTTAACGCAAAGTCTATGTGGGGTGTAGAGTGTAGATATTTCAAagttttttcaaatatttgttgttgttgttgttgagtcGCACTCTCTTGTGGTGTGTTTTACTTAATTTTGAGAATTGAACCCCTGCACAATCTTCTGGACATATTTCAGAAGCTTGGTCGCCTCGGTAACACTATTGATATTGGCCACACCATAGGGTGGGTCAATAATCACCTGCTGCTTCACAAAGATGGAGATTTTCGTATCCTCCTCCAGCCAGGACACCTGATCTTCGCCCAAATAATTGGCAAATTGGCAATAAATTGCCGTGCCTATGGGCGAGACTTTCGGATGGTAGCTCTTGAGGAACTTGAGCCTCAGCTTTACGGCGTTGTCAAAACGCTTCTGCAGCTGCAAGAGGATACGGGTGCTTAGATTAAGAGTTTTAGAAAGGACTACGAATGTTCCACACACCTTCTGCAGATCGAGGGCGTCCGGTTCTGGCATATTTTTCGGCATCGCGACCTCCTCGACGACCTCCAAATCAATACAAAAGTTCAAGTTCACGATGCTCCTCTCACAAAGCATCCGGCCACTGGCACCACGCTTCTTAATGGGAGCTTCCAGGATTAGCAATTTGGTGCCGGCATCGAAGGCCAACACCTCAAAGGCCGATTGATAAGTTAATTAGAATACCCCTTGTGAAATACCCCCTGCAGCAACTTACCTTGCCCAATACTTCCTCGTCGGAGCAGGTCTTGCAGCGCACAGTGGATCCCACAGTGAAGCACGAGAGGCTATCTGCTACCTTCGATCCCTTTGATCCCTTTGCTCCTTCGATTGCTTTTAAcattatttttccttttcacTAGTGCTGCGATTgagaattgaattgaaatgaaatgtgaCAGTCGAAAACAATGAAAGTCAGAAAGGAAATCCCTATggttgcttttctttttcgaatttcaatgattttatttcatttattctATGGAAAAATTTGAAGTTTTGGATTTGGatgtaaaaacaaaattagtTGTAGTTATTGTTCCTGTAATCGGAAGTCCCTAttaaggaccaaggatatttGCTccatatatatcttgttttctgcGTCATTTGTGGGCCAATCTGCGCCTTCCATAGGTTCCTGCAATTGGAAAAGTGCCCCTGAACTTTTGGTAAGCAATCCAACAACCCCAGACAGGCATATTTCCCCAATTCTTTGCTAGAATGCTTTTTCcatattgttttttgttagtttcgAATGTTGTTTGCTCAAATGCATATCCCTGATTCACTTTTAACACCCAATTTCTTTAGTTTTCATCACTTTGAAAGAATATTCATTTAGGAACAACTTTTCATAGACTATTCATTCCATGCAAAAATCAGCTAGCCTTTGGGATTCCTATTTTTCCATTGCTTTCCCCTCAAAATAGTTATCCATCAAAGTACACAATAGTTTCATGTAATTCCGTAGAGTGCAGTAATTCAATTAATACACTGCCCATCCTCCAAAAACCTTTGCTCATTTCCGTATTTACTCCGATTGTTGATTGTTGactaaaaaccaaacaaaatgcGAGGAAAAACACTAGCTTTCGCTGGGATTTGcttgtttttatattcataattatggcgttttgttttatttttgcattttaattgctacATTGTAGATACGTATTCAATATCAATAATTACAGTTACACATAGACACACAGAAATGCGCTTTAAACAACAAACTCGTAGGGTAAATGCTACCTTCCTCCACAAAGGGCCCGATTGGAGAGTACTTCTATGCGGTGTCGGGGGGGGATATACTTgatctatatataaatgtattgctgcctgcctgggaGCGCAGTTCATAAGTGAGAACCACAGAAATTGTATCTTTTCTTGGCTCGAGATTGAAGGAGTTTTCTGTCTATATGCCTTGGTGGTGGTGTATCTATCGTGGCGTTTGATTATATATATGTGCACAACAACTGATTAAATGGGGATTACAATGTAAATTCCTATATGCACAAGGTATCTAACCATATC from Drosophila pseudoobscura strain MV-25-SWS-2005 chromosome 4, UCI_Dpse_MV25, whole genome shotgun sequence encodes the following:
- the Hez gene encoding protein Hezron, translating into MLKAIEGAKGSKGSKVADSLSCFTVGSTVRCKTCSDEEVLGKVLAFDAGTKLLILEAPIKKRGASGRMLCERSIVNLNFCIDLEVVEEVAMPKNMPEPDALDLQKLQKRFDNAVKLRLKFLKSYHPKVSPIGTAIYCQFANYLGEDQVSWLEEDTKISIFVKQQVIIDPPYGVANINSVTEATKLLKYVQKIVQGFNSQN